The following DNA comes from Camelina sativa cultivar DH55 chromosome 14, Cs, whole genome shotgun sequence.
CCGGACACACAAGCTGGAAAATgcaaatatatgtaaaattagcAAAGAGGAAAAACAAGTGGTAAAAATGTAATTAGTCTTCTTTGTTGAAAGATTACAAATCCATCTAGTGAAATGATCTTCTGTGAAATAGCGATAGATCCAGTTGATGATATAGAGTCCACGATACGCCCTGCAAGTTAAATCATTACCCATGTGAGTGCATGCTAAATATTCCTCAAGTCTGCACATTGAGATTTTGCGTACAGGACACAAAGTATGCATCAGAACCAAATGCATAGCAAGGGCAAACCAGTCTAACTTCCTTTTGACAAAGAGTGCAATTAGTTCAGCTCAACTTCTAGACAGACAAAAATTAGAAGGAATAACAATGTATAGACTTCTGAGATATATGCAAGTGTTTCTCATTGATCAAATTAACAAGTGTATGAACTATGAAAGATAATAGTATATCAATAGGCTGAAACCAATTCTAAACACACCTAAAGAGAATGCATGTTGCCAGTACTCATGCTAAATCTACATTGAGTTCCAAAACATGAATCTGTAAAAGGCAGTGGGGTAGAGTAAGCAAATGCATATGTCTAAAAAAATTACGTACCCGAGAAAGAGGACATATTGCCCAGTCAAATTGTCGACATTTCCACTTCTCTGTAGCAGAACCAACTGGGGAAGGATAGCAACTGCCTCCAAGTAGATAGAAAAGGCCCAGAATACctgaaattattttgaattcaCAGAATTAACAAATGCACTTATATTCTGAGTGAAGTCAGCTGCACAGGTGAAACTTTTACCAGGAGCATATATTTGACAAATACATATGAAGGTAGTAAAGGTAAGCGATCTTGGTGAAGTGCATATACGAGTTATTAAAGTTTTCTACGAAACGTTAATCAAAGTACATTTTGGCCAGAATAGTAACAGCAAGACACAGATGCCACTAATCCATGGGCACCTTATGGAACATACATAGGTAACCAGGACACAGCAGGTTCCATTAAATGGAAGCAAACAAACCTTTAACGATGCGACAGTTTGACATTCAAAGAGTTTCTCAAAAACAAACAGGGAGATACTGAGAGGTTGTATATGTAGTACAACGTTTAAACAAGCTTTAGCACCAACTGAAAAAAAGTTTTCACATATATAACTATAAAAGCCAGACTCAAATCGGTTGTGAAAAGAGTAGAATTCAATGTATTTACATAGATGATAATATATTCTACCAGTAGCCAAGATAAATACCAAATCCAAATGATACAAGATGAAAAGAACTGACATTATCCATCATAATCACCAAGCACATATAGTGTTTAAGAATATACTTAAGCATCAGGATTATGAAGTTCAGCCATATCTAAGCGTTCTGTATAACGaattaaccaaaaagaagattGCACAACATATGGGAGTAAGCTACACAACCACATTGATATGTTCCGATAAGTATTCGATTTCCTAGTCCctacaaactaaaaaaatacaaatcaatgTGAAATTCATATGGAAAAATACCTCTTGAATTGTGAACTTTTCATTCAGGACAAGTGCCAGAACAAAACATGCTAACACAACAAACTGATGACGAAATGTGTCAAGGTCCTTATCGTATGACCTCCTCACAAGTGGATGCCTACGCATACACCAAACGATAGCCAAAGAGCTGGCAATGAAGACAATCTTCATAACGCTGTTGTAGAGAGAAACGTAATCCGTAAACAGATCCAAGTAGCGAGTCAAGAACACAAGCGCATATAGCTCTTGAGTCTTGAGAGAGATTCCTATTAGCcaacaaaattccaaaattcaaaacaacaaaaaaaatgataagaagCAGCACAATGTATGATAAAATCTCTTAGGCAAACAGATCTCTCTTTCGTTTTAGAAACTCATAAGATTGAGATTTCACCACTATCTTGACTTGAAATTGCAAACTAACCAAACACGGATTCGCCTCAAAAACCGATCACAAAACCtcaataaaaaaattgcatttgGAAGCTATGGTTCGAAGCAAAACGCGATTGTAATCGTTCTCTTCGAAACATAAAACAACATTTCCAACGGAAAAGAGAGAACTCACCAGCGCAAGACTTGGTAGCGTAAATTTTGAGAAGAAGGATTAAGATACTGGTCAAGTGAGTCATATCGCCAGCAAATCGAAAGATATTCATGGTTGACCACAACAcgggagtgagagagagagagagagatacaactCAAAACGATTCCAAAATTTTcccagaaaaatcaaaaatccaaaagaagagaaaacgaaaTCAAACGATTCTTCTCTCTTCgaatcgagagagaaagagaagaagaagaaggaagagagcgagagaaggaagaaagggGTGCCGTAGCTGCACGTTTCAGGTTTTTGCAGAAACTCGTTCAGAGGAGACGATGACGTGGCAATCTGGAACGGTCTCTAACGTGTGAGTGTGTGCTTTACTTATTTCTTAATACTGCAATTTAGTCCTTCATTGTTCCATTAATTActgatttttaacctaaatTAGAGACCAAgaagatgctttttttttttttataattttcgaAAGGTGGAGTTATCTGGTACGTCGCACCTTTGGTTAAAGTAGAACGCGTCAGCTTTCGGTGAGTCTATATATTGCGCGAAATTAAGACACGTGTTAAGTAAACAGTGATGTGGCAGCTTGGCGGTACGCGAATTGGTGCGGCgtttactaatttttaattcCACGTGTCCTatgtttgaaacaaaaaaaaggacaGTTAGAAATGACTCGGATAGATAATTGGACCCGTAACATAGCTTGTNtttttttttttttttttttttttttttttaacatctaaaacattttattaatacgAATCAGAGTACAGAAGATTAACAATGAGAATAATAATACAACCAATAGTGTATGTAACTAAAAAAcgacaaagaaaaaacttaatCTGTGGATATAAACGATAATTGGACCGGTAACATAGCTTGTTTATTAATGGATATGGGCCTTTTGAGATTAGTTATCACTAACCCAATGTTATAACCAAATTTGATTATTATGAACCACATCTATGGTACCAAAAATTTATAGTCTTTGTAGCTTGGTAGACCTGTGTCTataaatatgtgttcttgagaCTATAAAGATGTGTTCTTTACAAATATGTGTTCTATTGTTTGGTTTTGTGCTTAGTGCCCTGAttcaaatcttttctttttcttctaattctgTGAAGATAGTTAGAAATGACTCGGTTAGATAATCTATAGTTActcataatttataaataaatatatatagcgaTATTCAATGCGTCGCTTCAACGTTCAAAATTTCGTTTGTCTTGTGAACGACTAGACAAACATGAAAATGATGTATAAACgtcatttaaaccaaaaaaaattatgtatgaaCGTTCATCATGACTCATGGaaacataatatttgttttgtttttttttttccttagtcaAAGAAATCTAAAGCATTAGTAATGCCTCCCTTCGACGTTAGAATAGACACCGTGGTCGGTCTGATTTTTTTGCCGTGAGTGTTCGAACTACCGATTTTGAAAATCTATACCATTTTTCAATTGTGTATCTCTTAAGAGTATACCATGTATCAAACAGTTCTGAAATCAAACACATGTTCTCACATCCGAAGCAGTAAGCACACTTAAACCAGTTTCCCTGATTAATTAAATAAGCTAAATATAGATAACGGGGCATCACGTGTCGTGATTCGCTATACAATGCAACTACGACAATCGACAAAGTCGCCgcatttgtaattttatgttgtGATGTTTATTAAGGTTGTTCAGACATGAGGTTTTAAAGGTTGATAAGTCATAATGGAGTCAGTTTTTTCGAAAGAAAAATAACGtgtttttttgtgaaatattattttaaaataaaaataattaaaccaaaacaataacaTTATGTTtagaatatttagaaaatattaaattttgaatttcttaagatgaacacaataaattattaggtttttctttacatattcCAATAATATGGAAATATTTTGATTGTAATGTTTAAAACTAAAGAAGATCTAAAGTTGAGTTAGGTTTAATATTGTTACCAACGCAACAAAGAAAGTGAACTTCCTTTAgcttaacacttttttttctcagtttgtATTCTCTTTCGACGCGCCTTCAAAGGTATCGGCGACACGTTGCACTTGTATCTTTCAGAGTCAACGCTTCACTAGCATAGGGTTCTTCTTACTTTATGGTTACGGAGGACAGAgttattttattgtattatgGAGTATGTAATACTTATAATACGTGTTATTATTACTGGAATAATTAATCTTTAACAGAGCATATAAGAAATAGTAGTAAAACATACTATTTGGTTTATCTTATACTCATATTCATCGTCTTGCTTGTAGTTTACAAATTCTGTTTAAGAGcttataaaattatcaatatgttaactaaaacatataaaaactgagaaacaatctaaaaatagtatattttacaCGTGTATTCTGAAATTTTAGTTTCAAATGCAACGTCaattagatttttctttttaacaatgTTATTAATTCTTTCATATCGGTTGAATCGTGAAATgtaaaacattaatataaacattgtgATGTATTTAATTGacttaaatgtttttttgttaaagggtatgcaattttataaattagtgTTCAAATTGACTATTTCCGGATTTAAGTCTATACAAAATTCCAAAGGTCAATCCACAAACATCAAACCGAATTAAACCATCTAATACAAAACCAATTCGGGtttacaaaaccaaactaaaccggaCGATATGAAATCCAAATCTACAACTGAAAAACACAATTGCAACTGTTGACTATGGATTACATATACTCACCAAAGTAGAATTTCTGGTGAGTCTAGATGGCGCGAGTCGAACGAAGATGGTGATCCAACTTAAATGTTTTGTagcaaagataaagaaaaaaacactcttGAATACTTgtcaaaagatataaaaatagttGTTGAGTTTATGTCTTTTTGAATATTGAGAAATGAGAACTTGGAATATGTATttgtatctttgtttttcttgttggccGGCCtaatttttatgatatatatggggagaaaaaaaagataatccaAAATCAGATACCGAAACCTATCAACCAATCAAATACTAAACATCATTGACCTATATTGATTTGTCAATAGTATTCATTTCTACTCCTTCCCGTATTAATCAACTCAAACGAATTTAAGAGGGGGTATTTAACTTGATGTTTTAAGGATTTgataggattttaatattttagaattttgaaagatttcagagatttttaggagatttgattgtattttagatatttttttattttttctttttagaaaataaaatgtgattCTATAAGATTCTGTGAGATTTTATTGGTAAACttgtgtgattttaaaatattttgcaatacaaaaaaaagaaagaaaatctgtcgaaaaagaaagaaagaaattgtGGGAGATGAAGACGTAAACTTGTCTGAGATACCACCACACAGCCTAAATtatgcaagaaagaaaaagaagctttaagtgagatgaagaacagaggaagaagatgagcaaaagggagaagaagaaggtggaagacacatgaggagaagaaggaacaagtCAATAAGGAAGTTGGGTTTAgtagttttgtgtgtgtgttgtaagAAAAAATCCACGTGATCCTATATTTCAATGGTTCTCTATAGACAATAACCAAAACAGCAGAGTAAAGGGatatagagagagaagcaaacatgaatggaagaaaaaaaaaaaaaagcaaacgtgaaacaaaaaaatgtcgtGTGATGAGATAcaacttgaggaagaagatgatgtggcCATAGTTTCAGTATTAAATAGTTTCAGCATTCTCTATTGTGTAATCGGACATGAGAGAAAATTGTCATAAGTTACTTGTGTTCTGTTCTAATTTTCATTGTTAAACACTTGATTATCCCATAATTGTGACCTATCATCGTGAATGTATTTCTACGAACAGAGATGGTCTGCGGAGAGTTGTCGGAGTTATCTGCAGAGAAAGCTTACAGAACAAATATGGTGGTAGTTTTAGgactgtgttttttttgttttgtttttaatgaaatcctttaaaattccACCTCAAAGGGTATGATTTTGAGAGgagtattttttaactaaaaagcaaagaaaaagtctcttagaatcattcaaagtagtattctaaaaaaagttgtgatattttgagtaacaagagattttaagttggttttataaactattgattgaataacaagagattctgaattattttaaaggattttataaaaatcttagttgaataacatatgattttataagattttttaaaattcttaattgaataacagagtattttaagaatactttaaaatcctttaaaatgttAAGTTCAATATCTCCCTCTAAATTTCTTTTTGTCGTATCAATTAAACACGATTCAACAAGGAGAATTACACAGTACGTATAAGTTTCCTTTGAATTATTAAATGATGTGTTTTCATTTCACATATCATGTCGTTACGTACGCTAGAGTTGCCGACCTATATatagtagaacctctataaattaatattcgctataaattaataaattcgtTTGGTCCCGAGTTAGGCCAATgtaaaaaatgatacattttgataaaataataagataataatttttttagaattcctatataaaaatatggtccatcaatatcataaattaataattaaataaactaatatatatatatatatttaagaaaatcgAATGAAATATGATTTTACTGTTATTTGCCTATTATTAAATTTGCATATGGttgttagagttttttttctaatctttctCACTCATCAAAAGATGAGATTCTATCCGTTACATTTCAGTATTGACTTTGTtactgcagaaaaaaaaaaaaaaaagataaacttttCCAgagatagaaataaaaaaatctgacaacgaagaagaagaagacataagaAAATTCTGAGCCTTTCAATTCATTCATATACGATTAcgcgttcttcttcttccttcttccttctctctttcccaGAAAGTATCATTGAAAcccttttttcactttttcttctgactttttttttctctttcttcgcTGAAGAAtctttagttttcatttttagattctgttttcttcttcgtataaacatatataaagtttcgattttttttcgATTCTGGGTACACGAGATTAAACCCCCCCCCCTCCTTTTCCATGGCCTCCGCGGCGATATTCTCATCTCTCCGACGGAGGAGATCGCCGTCTCTGGAAGCTTTTCTTGCCCCCGTTGACCTTTCCGGCGTAGCTCTTGTTCAAACCCTAGCTTCCATTTCAACAGAAGTCGTATCTTGTTTCAGCGGCGTTAGATTCACGTTCCAACGCAAGAACGCTCGTTCTCTGATTCGCAAGATCGAGATCTTCGTCGTCTTGTTCGAATTCCTCGCGGATTCGAATTGGGGGTCAAGAATTAAAAGAAGAGGAAgcagctctgtttttttctccGAATCAACGGCGTTGCTCTGTTTAAAAGAGCTTTACCTTCTTCTCTACCGCTCCAAGATCCTCATCGATTACTGCGCTCAATCTAGTAAGTTATGGCTATTGCTACAAAACCCTTCAATTTCTGGGTATTTCCATGATTTAAACCAAGAAATCTCCACTCTTTTGGATGTTTTCCCTGTCAACGACCTCTGTTTAAGCCAAGACATCACAGAGCAATTCGAGTTGTTGCAGAGACAGTCGAGGAAATCGAAACTGTACATCGACAAAAACGACGAGTCCTTACGCGAAACGTTTTATTCCTTTCTTTATGCGTTCGAGAGCGGTGAGATTCCGAGTCCTGTTGATCTGAGATCCTTCTTCGTCGAGAAACTGAAGATTAAAGACTCTGAGAGTTGTAGAAACGAAATCGAGTTTTTGGAAGAACAGATTGTGAATCACGACGGTGACTTGGAGCCTACTGGATCAGTGATTAACGGGTTTGTAGCGATTACAAGGTACTGTAGGTTTCTGTTGTTTGGATTCGAAGAAGATGGTTTGGAGTGGTGGATTGAGAATCCTAAGAAGCCACGAAAAGGGTTCGTTGCTCAGGAGATTGGGGACACGTTTATAACTGTGccaaaagattttgtttgtcCCATCTCTCTTGATTTGATGACAGATCCTGTGATTATATCTACAGGGCAGACTTATGATCGGAGCTCTATAGCTAGGTGGATTGAAGAAGGGCATTGTACTTGTCCTAAAACAGGACAAATGCTTATGGATTCGAGGATTGTTCCTAACCGAGCTCTTAAGAATTTGATTGTTCAATGGTGTACAGCTAGTGGTATATCTTATGAGTCTGAGTTTACTGATTCTCCTAATGAGTGTTTTGCTTCAGCTCTTCCTACTAAAGCTGCGGTTGAAGCTAACAAAGCTACTGTATCGATTCTTATTAAGTATTTAGCAGATGGTTCTGAAGCAGCTCAGACAGTTGCGGCTAGGGAGATACGTCTTTTAGCTAAAACGGGAAAAGAGAACCGTGCGTTCATTGCGGAAGCGGGTGCGATACCGCACTTGTGCCGTCTTCTTAAATCCGAAAACGCTATTGCGCAGGAGAATTCAGTGACAGCGATGTTGAATCTATCGATTTAtgagaagaacaagagtcgGATCATGGAGGAAGGTGATTGTTTGGAGTCTATAGTAAGTGTTTTAGTTTCAGGTCTCACAGTTGAAGCGCAAGAAAACGCAGCAGCTACATTGTTCAGTCTCTCTGCTGTACATGAGTATAAGAAACGGATAGCGATCGTTGATCAATGCGTTGAGGCGTTAGCCTCGCTGCTTCAGAACGGGACACCGAGAGGGAAGAAAGATGCGGTTACAGCGTTATATAACTTATCGACACATCCAGATAACTGCAGTAGGATGATTGAAGGAGGAGGTGTGTCTAGTCTCGTTGGAGCACTCAAGAACGAAGGCGTAGCTGAGGAAGCAGCAGGAGCTTTGGCTTTGTTAGTAAGACAATCTCTTGGCGCTGAAGCTATAGGGAAAGAGGACTCCGCTGTGACGGGGCTCATGGGGATGATGAGATGCGGAACACCGAGAGGGAAAGAAAACGCGGTCGCTGCG
Coding sequences within:
- the LOC104741524 gene encoding ER lumen protein-retaining receptor A; this encodes MNIFRFAGDMTHLTSILILLLKIYATKSCAGISLKTQELYALVFLTRYLDLFTDYVSLYNSVMKIVFIASSLAIVWCMRRHPLVRRSYDKDLDTFRHQFVVLACFVLALVLNEKFTIQEVFWAFSIYLEAVAILPQLVLLQRSGNVDNLTGQYVLFLGAYRGLYIINWIYRYFTEDHFTRWISCVSGLVQTALYADFFYYYYISWKTNTKLKLPA
- the LOC104741526 gene encoding U-box domain-containing protein 17, which gives rise to MASAAIFSSLRRRRSPSLEAFLAPVDLSGVALVQTLASISTEVVSCFSGVRFTFQRKNARSLIRKIEIFVVLFEFLADSNWGSRIKRRGSSSVFFSESTALLCLKELYLLLYRSKILIDYCAQSSKLWLLLQNPSISGYFHDLNQEISTLLDVFPVNDLCLSQDITEQFELLQRQSRKSKLYIDKNDESLRETFYSFLYAFESGEIPSPVDLRSFFVEKLKIKDSESCRNEIEFLEEQIVNHDGDLEPTGSVINGFVAITRYCRFLLFGFEEDGLEWWIENPKKPRKGFVAQEIGDTFITVPKDFVCPISLDLMTDPVIISTGQTYDRSSIARWIEEGHCTCPKTGQMLMDSRIVPNRALKNLIVQWCTASGISYESEFTDSPNECFASALPTKAAVEANKATVSILIKYLADGSEAAQTVAAREIRLLAKTGKENRAFIAEAGAIPHLCRLLKSENAIAQENSVTAMLNLSIYEKNKSRIMEEGDCLESIVSVLVSGLTVEAQENAAATLFSLSAVHEYKKRIAIVDQCVEALASLLQNGTPRGKKDAVTALYNLSTHPDNCSRMIEGGGVSSLVGALKNEGVAEEAAGALALLVRQSLGAEAIGKEDSAVTGLMGMMRCGTPRGKENAVAALLELCRSGGAAVAEKVLRAPAIAGLLQTLLFTGTKRARRKAASLARVFQRRENAAMRSGGYGFVGNSNGNRDGSFTTDVSVPISISISVPVL